In Marinobacter sp. es.048, the following proteins share a genomic window:
- the djlA gene encoding co-chaperone DjlA → MLFAIIIGGLIGYAFGKFPGFLIGAAIGAFLLNLLKRRLIGKLQSIQSGFIDSVFAVMGALCKADGVISRDEIQMAEAMFVRFRLNEDQKAKAKAAFNRGKEPDFDLDAELNRFLQTSGRQPAFLQMFLQVQVSAVAADGKVHPAEHEMLVKVARGLGLPESQVDQLEAMLRGAHTNRAGAGQPSSADQISDAYKVLGVSPSASDAELKKAYRKLMSENHPDKLAGRGLPESMREMAEERTREISHAYDVIKEARKKSA, encoded by the coding sequence ATGCTGTTTGCAATCATTATTGGCGGTCTGATTGGCTACGCCTTTGGCAAATTCCCGGGCTTTCTGATAGGTGCGGCGATTGGCGCCTTTCTCTTGAACCTTCTCAAGCGCCGCCTGATTGGCAAGCTCCAGAGCATCCAGTCAGGCTTTATTGACTCGGTCTTTGCGGTAATGGGCGCCCTGTGTAAGGCAGACGGCGTTATATCCAGGGATGAAATCCAGATGGCCGAAGCCATGTTTGTGCGCTTCCGCCTGAATGAAGACCAGAAGGCGAAGGCAAAAGCCGCCTTCAACCGGGGTAAGGAGCCAGACTTCGATCTGGATGCCGAGCTAAACCGGTTCCTCCAGACCAGTGGCCGTCAGCCGGCGTTTCTGCAGATGTTCCTGCAGGTCCAGGTATCGGCCGTGGCTGCGGATGGCAAGGTGCACCCTGCTGAACACGAAATGTTGGTGAAAGTCGCCCGTGGACTGGGGCTGCCCGAGAGCCAGGTGGACCAGCTGGAAGCCATGCTCCGTGGTGCCCATACCAATCGGGCCGGCGCTGGACAACCTTCCTCGGCCGATCAGATCAGCGATGCCTACAAGGTACTTGGCGTCTCGCCTTCTGCCAGCGACGCTGAGCTCAAGAAGGCCTATCGCAAGCTGATGAGCGAAAACCACCCGGATAAACTCGCGGGCCGGGGGTTACCAGAGAGCATGCGGGAGATGGCGGAAGAACGCACCCGCGAAATCAGTCATGCCTACGATGTGATCAAGGAAGCGCGAAAAAAATCGGCGTAG
- a CDS encoding amidase translates to MNASGTPQSCHGFCNDAMGPDDATTLAERVRRREISITELTRAAIARAQATQPLIHGVASADYDQALQTASKLDAAKQTDSYPLFRGVPTLIKDNTHVSGMATRHGSLAVPSVPASDTSPFAQQLLAQGFLCLGKSTLPEFGFNATTEPAHAPATRNPWNVAYSSGASSGGSAALVAAGVVPIAHANDGGGSIRIPAACCGLVGLKPTRGRLIDNEAAASLPINIISEGVVTRSVRDTANFFEQAETYYRNPKLPAVGRIEGPSGRPLRIGLVLDSINGHKTDDITRQTVEETALRLEKLGHQIEPVPVPVHSAFPDDFALYWALLAFGVRANGKKLLHPAFDKHRTDGLTNGLDKMFRRQFWRLPSALWRLKRSRHDYAHAMAGFDAVLTPVLGHTTPTLGHLSPDVPFDTLFERLREYVSFTPLANATGAPAISLPMGHTPDQLPVSVQFMGRHGGERTLLDIAFTLEANQPWPLLCDFSRNSLSSGERNARDSLANTV, encoded by the coding sequence ATGAACGCCTCTGGAACCCCGCAGTCTTGCCATGGTTTTTGCAACGACGCAATGGGACCTGATGATGCCACCACCCTTGCGGAACGGGTCCGCCGCCGGGAGATTTCGATCACGGAACTCACCCGCGCCGCCATCGCCCGCGCACAGGCTACCCAGCCGCTGATCCATGGCGTGGCATCGGCGGATTACGATCAGGCCCTCCAGACTGCTTCAAAGCTGGATGCAGCCAAACAAACCGATTCCTATCCCCTGTTCCGCGGCGTTCCCACGCTGATCAAAGACAACACCCACGTGTCAGGCATGGCCACACGACACGGCTCCCTGGCAGTGCCTAGCGTTCCTGCGTCCGATACCAGTCCATTTGCCCAACAGCTGCTTGCCCAGGGTTTTCTGTGCCTGGGCAAGAGCACCCTGCCAGAATTCGGCTTCAACGCCACAACCGAGCCTGCTCATGCACCGGCAACACGTAACCCGTGGAACGTGGCTTATTCCTCAGGAGCCTCCTCAGGTGGTTCAGCCGCCCTGGTCGCGGCCGGCGTGGTTCCCATTGCGCACGCCAATGACGGTGGAGGATCCATCCGGATTCCGGCCGCCTGCTGCGGGCTGGTCGGCCTTAAACCCACACGGGGACGGTTGATAGATAACGAAGCGGCCGCCTCCCTGCCGATCAACATTATCAGCGAGGGCGTGGTGACTCGCTCGGTGCGGGATACCGCCAATTTTTTCGAGCAGGCCGAGACTTATTACCGCAATCCCAAACTACCGGCGGTTGGCCGCATTGAGGGCCCGTCGGGCCGACCGCTGAGAATTGGTCTGGTGCTGGATTCCATCAACGGCCACAAAACCGACGACATCACCCGACAGACCGTCGAAGAAACGGCGCTCAGGCTGGAAAAACTGGGACACCAGATTGAACCTGTTCCCGTTCCTGTGCACAGCGCCTTCCCTGATGACTTCGCCCTCTACTGGGCACTGCTGGCCTTCGGCGTCAGGGCCAACGGGAAAAAACTGCTTCACCCGGCCTTCGACAAGCACCGGACAGACGGCCTGACCAACGGGCTCGACAAGATGTTCAGACGCCAATTCTGGCGCCTGCCCAGCGCACTCTGGCGCCTCAAACGCTCCCGGCACGACTACGCTCACGCCATGGCAGGATTCGATGCCGTGCTCACGCCGGTGCTTGGCCATACAACACCCACCCTTGGCCACCTGAGCCCCGACGTGCCTTTCGATACCCTTTTCGAACGACTGCGCGAGTATGTCAGCTTCACCCCTCTGGCGAACGCCACGGGCGCACCGGCAATCTCGCTGCCCATGGGGCACACGCCCGATCAATTGCCAGTGTCTGTTCAGTTCATGGGGCGTCACGGAGGTGAACGCACGCTACTGGATATCGCCTTCACCCTGGAAGCCAACCAGCCGTGGCCGCTGCTTTGCGATTTCAGCCGAAACAGTCTCAGCAGTGGAGAGCGGAACGCCAGGGACTCACTGGCCAATACCGTTTGA
- a CDS encoding putative bifunctional diguanylate cyclase/phosphodiesterase — translation MRDSEVLVTHHKALMELSHNTSFIEMPRPRKLAALMELCTRLLGVKRASVWLFPPERDRITCERLHDKELPGCNSCVAQNGAEFNLFRSDHPEYFRAITEERVIAVDDAHNDFRTRSFDRDYLSVQNIHSMLDAPIFDGEQLSGVVCLESGVRRDWSVPDISLAAAIADTISLMNTHEAWLRSKRALEYVSRYDSLTGLANIDSLRDRLNHLVRKIKRRGTGSLALLWIDVDRLKTINDGLGPQAGDQVIADIGQRLQEIQLAGKDFLARIGGDEFALVIRNYTLPSFLDEVIREIQGRIRQSIRISDQDLNVSASMGICHFPGDCHEPEELLRGAEAAMYHAKRQGGDRSTLFDSEIQMTARSRFALESELRETLKTDGLDVFYQPIMDRTGTQLESAEALVRWQHPQRGRLSPIEFLDVARSAGLMYELGACVLKSVCADWRDAKDRNILMSTVSVNLSAEQVLVPELPELVKEICQNQDMPVSALQFEVTEDSIQGDFSVIGRVLEQLVEAGAELAIDDFGTGYSSLSRLKSLPFSRIKIDRSFINNLPDDENDCAITLSIIGLARGLGLSVVAEGVESEAHEAWLFEKGCDYLQGYRYSKPLPYSEFINRYLPGGSGS, via the coding sequence ATGCGTGACAGTGAAGTCCTCGTGACCCACCACAAGGCGCTGATGGAGCTGAGCCACAATACCAGCTTTATCGAGATGCCCCGCCCCCGGAAGCTGGCAGCCCTAATGGAGCTTTGCACTCGGCTATTGGGCGTGAAGCGGGCGAGTGTCTGGCTGTTTCCTCCGGAACGTGACCGGATCACCTGCGAGCGGCTGCACGACAAAGAGCTTCCCGGTTGCAACAGCTGCGTTGCGCAGAATGGCGCAGAGTTCAACCTGTTCCGCTCAGATCACCCCGAATACTTCCGCGCCATCACCGAAGAGCGGGTCATTGCCGTGGACGATGCCCACAATGATTTCCGTACCCGTTCTTTCGACCGCGACTATCTTTCTGTGCAGAACATCCACTCCATGCTCGACGCGCCCATTTTTGACGGCGAACAACTCAGCGGGGTTGTCTGCCTCGAGTCGGGTGTGCGCCGTGACTGGTCGGTCCCGGATATCTCCCTGGCTGCCGCCATCGCGGACACGATCAGCCTCATGAACACCCATGAGGCATGGCTGAGATCCAAACGGGCCCTGGAATACGTCAGTCGCTACGACTCCCTCACCGGCCTCGCCAACATTGATTCGCTGCGCGACCGGCTGAACCATCTGGTGCGCAAGATCAAACGTCGGGGGACCGGCAGTCTGGCCCTGCTCTGGATCGACGTTGACCGGCTGAAAACCATCAACGATGGTCTGGGGCCCCAGGCAGGGGATCAGGTCATTGCCGATATTGGCCAGCGCCTGCAAGAAATCCAGTTGGCGGGTAAAGACTTCCTGGCGCGCATTGGCGGGGATGAGTTTGCTCTGGTCATTCGCAACTACACCCTGCCGAGCTTTCTGGATGAAGTGATCCGGGAGATCCAGGGCCGTATTCGCCAGTCGATCCGGATATCCGACCAGGATCTGAATGTCAGCGCCAGTATGGGCATCTGCCACTTCCCGGGCGATTGCCACGAGCCAGAGGAACTGCTTAGAGGTGCAGAAGCTGCCATGTACCATGCAAAACGGCAGGGGGGGGACCGTTCCACTCTGTTCGATTCGGAAATCCAGATGACAGCCCGCTCCCGGTTTGCGCTGGAAAGCGAACTGCGGGAAACACTCAAAACCGATGGCCTGGATGTCTTCTACCAGCCAATTATGGACCGCACGGGAACTCAGCTGGAAAGCGCAGAGGCCCTGGTTCGCTGGCAGCACCCGCAGCGTGGCAGGCTGTCGCCGATTGAATTTCTGGACGTAGCTCGCAGCGCCGGGCTGATGTATGAACTGGGAGCCTGTGTCCTGAAAAGCGTCTGCGCAGACTGGCGCGACGCGAAAGACCGGAACATCCTGATGTCTACAGTCTCCGTCAACCTGTCAGCCGAGCAGGTATTGGTCCCAGAGTTACCTGAGCTGGTAAAGGAGATCTGCCAAAACCAGGATATGCCGGTCAGTGCACTGCAGTTCGAAGTGACGGAAGACTCAATCCAGGGCGATTTCAGCGTAATCGGCAGGGTTCTGGAGCAGCTGGTAGAGGCTGGCGCCGAGCTCGCCATCGACGATTTTGGCACCGGTTACTCATCGCTCTCCCGGCTCAAGAGCCTGCCCTTCTCCCGGATCAAGATCGACCGCTCGTTTATCAATAATCTTCCGGATGACGAGAACGACTGTGCCATTACCCTGTCGATTATCGGTCTGGCCAGAGGTCTCGGCTTGTCAGTGGTCGCGGAAGGCGTGGAAAGCGAAGCCCATGAAGCCTGGCTGTTCGAAAAAGGCTGCGACTACCTTCAGGGCTACCGTTACAGCAAACCGCTTCCCTATTCGGAATTTATCAACCGCTATCTCCCAGGCGGATCCGGCAGTTGA
- a CDS encoding pseudouridine synthase, whose amino-acid sequence MGNPLSVLYRDDYLLIVHKPAGLMVHRSPIDKHETEFALQYARALNGGQHVYPVHRLDRPTSGILVFARDSDTARTLGMAMMAGEVAKTYLAMVRGWPPEQGEIDYPLREEPEDRRLKGEEQPVRDAHTYYRTLATTEIPVEIEKYPTSRYAVVELCPKTGRKHQLRRHMKHINHPIIGDANHGRGRHNRYFAERFGKGRLMLAATGMAFRHPASSEPLTISAPPEESFLEVLSVFQGFQLPDPPGR is encoded by the coding sequence ATGGGCAATCCACTAAGTGTTCTTTATCGGGACGATTACCTTCTGATCGTCCACAAACCAGCCGGGCTGATGGTACACCGAAGCCCCATCGACAAACATGAAACCGAGTTTGCTTTGCAATACGCCCGGGCGCTTAACGGGGGGCAGCATGTTTATCCGGTGCACCGCCTGGACCGTCCGACCTCCGGTATCCTGGTGTTTGCCCGGGACAGCGATACGGCCCGCACACTGGGTATGGCGATGATGGCCGGCGAGGTGGCAAAAACCTACCTGGCCATGGTGCGTGGCTGGCCGCCGGAGCAAGGGGAGATTGATTATCCCCTGAGAGAGGAACCGGAGGACCGGCGCCTGAAAGGTGAGGAGCAGCCTGTGCGGGACGCTCATACTTACTACCGCACGCTGGCGACTACCGAGATACCCGTAGAGATCGAAAAATACCCGACCAGTCGCTACGCGGTTGTCGAATTGTGCCCGAAAACAGGTCGGAAGCATCAGTTACGCAGGCACATGAAGCACATCAATCACCCGATTATTGGCGATGCCAATCACGGCCGCGGCCGGCACAACCGTTACTTCGCCGAACGTTTTGGTAAGGGGCGTTTGATGCTGGCGGCGACAGGCATGGCTTTTCGTCATCCCGCTTCCAGTGAGCCACTTACGATCAGTGCCCCACCGGAGGAAAGCTTCCTTGAAGTGTTATCGGTATTTCAAGGGTTTCAACTGCCGGATCCGCCTGGGAGATAG
- a CDS encoding methyl-accepting chemotaxis protein, with product MSWYSKSILNRVLLVVLTANLTVAAVAVIYLNFSLKVKDDFNDLVSNRMVTALESQDVLSDFKTQVQEWKNVLIRGSDPDQLDKYWGRFQKREASIQSQLDDLIPQIQEPQAKSLMSDFKKAHREMGRAYRKGFEAFTRSGFDPNAGDVAVQGIDREPARLIEDAATAVREDSLARAGTLNSIVTERSWLVAGLLIAAIILGTIALIVILLSSVVRPAQKLTLQISRLGEGDLSDPVTMQRSDELGQLANAARNLHRFLSDTGTQLSENARQLNDTGELIGQNADSVVSQSDLAHQRIDQIATAMNEMSATAEDVASHAASVATEVSQTSAETANADTQINKATESMRRLTDQIRSSSETVNQLANDGKKVGNVMQVIREIADQTNLLALNAAIEAARAGEAGRGFAVVADEVRNLAAKTQEATVEIDQIISAIGGASQDATEFMQASGVVAQESSEAVEAVRNTLAEINRRMVSINDATTQVATAAEEQTSVCEDINRNVTDVAETSEAMHQAAENNLRTVPELEAMASRAQELANRIRH from the coding sequence ATGAGCTGGTATTCCAAAAGCATTCTCAACCGGGTTCTCCTGGTCGTTCTAACCGCCAATCTGACTGTCGCAGCGGTGGCGGTCATCTACCTGAACTTCTCCCTTAAAGTCAAAGACGATTTCAACGACCTGGTCAGCAACCGCATGGTCACGGCGCTCGAATCCCAGGATGTGCTTTCGGATTTCAAGACCCAGGTTCAGGAGTGGAAAAACGTTCTGATCCGGGGATCAGACCCGGACCAGCTGGACAAATACTGGGGCCGGTTTCAGAAGCGCGAAGCGTCCATTCAGAGCCAGCTTGATGACCTGATTCCGCAGATTCAGGAGCCCCAGGCAAAGTCCTTGATGTCCGATTTCAAGAAGGCACACCGGGAAATGGGACGAGCTTACCGCAAGGGGTTCGAGGCATTCACCCGCTCTGGATTCGATCCGAACGCAGGCGATGTCGCGGTTCAGGGGATCGACCGTGAACCCGCCAGGTTGATTGAAGATGCTGCAACCGCGGTTCGGGAAGACAGCCTTGCCAGGGCCGGCACCCTTAACTCCATTGTAACCGAGCGCAGCTGGCTGGTGGCAGGTCTTCTGATCGCCGCCATCATTCTTGGCACCATAGCCCTGATCGTGATCCTGCTGTCGAGTGTGGTTCGTCCCGCGCAGAAACTCACCTTGCAGATCTCCCGTCTGGGCGAGGGAGACCTTTCGGATCCGGTCACGATGCAACGCTCCGACGAATTGGGCCAACTGGCCAATGCTGCCCGAAACCTGCACCGCTTTCTCAGCGATACCGGAACCCAGCTTAGCGAGAATGCCCGGCAACTGAACGATACCGGAGAGCTGATCGGCCAGAACGCCGACAGCGTCGTTAGCCAGTCCGACCTGGCTCACCAGCGTATCGACCAGATCGCTACAGCCATGAATGAAATGTCGGCCACCGCCGAAGACGTGGCCAGTCACGCCGCCTCGGTAGCAACGGAGGTAAGTCAGACTTCCGCTGAAACCGCCAACGCGGACACCCAGATCAATAAGGCGACAGAAAGCATGCGCCGTCTGACGGACCAGATCCGCAGCTCCTCTGAAACAGTCAACCAACTCGCCAACGATGGAAAAAAGGTGGGTAACGTCATGCAGGTCATCCGCGAGATTGCGGACCAGACCAACCTGTTGGCGCTGAACGCCGCCATTGAGGCGGCCCGCGCGGGTGAGGCAGGACGCGGTTTCGCTGTTGTCGCCGATGAGGTCCGCAATCTGGCGGCAAAAACTCAGGAAGCGACTGTTGAGATCGACCAGATCATCAGTGCCATCGGCGGGGCCTCCCAGGATGCCACCGAATTCATGCAGGCCTCGGGCGTAGTGGCTCAGGAAAGCAGTGAGGCAGTTGAAGCGGTGCGCAACACCCTGGCTGAAATCAACCGTCGGATGGTCAGCATCAATGATGCAACCACCCAGGTAGCGACCGCAGCCGAAGAGCAGACCAGTGTCTGTGAAGACATCAACCGCAATGTCACCGATGTGGCAGAAACGTCAGAGGCCATGCACCAGGCAGCTGAGAACAACCTGCGCACCGTGCCCGAACTGGAAGCCATGGCAAGCCGGGCCCAGGAGTTGGCGAACCGGATCAGGCACTAA
- a CDS encoding methyltransferase family protein, whose amino-acid sequence MEFIEPLVRHFLGIFFLMIGLQFAGRSIGLSQRMHFSYINYGERGSGPWWHRHTFNVFRALILGICLVRIFADIDGWLGVFGPLYYWPVLLAGILLLIASFTVVNYLQAYMHEDWRSGIDPRKDQRKLLTSGPFGRSRNPLFLAVMAGQLGFFLALPSVFSLVCLVAGVLVITRQAREEEKALAAKFGEDYERYRVRVPRWL is encoded by the coding sequence ATGGAATTTATTGAACCCCTCGTACGCCACTTTCTCGGCATTTTCTTCCTGATGATCGGTCTGCAGTTTGCCGGCCGCAGCATCGGGCTGTCTCAGCGTATGCACTTTTCGTACATCAACTATGGTGAGCGTGGAAGTGGGCCCTGGTGGCATCGACATACCTTCAACGTGTTTCGTGCGCTCATCCTGGGCATCTGCCTGGTGCGGATTTTTGCCGACATCGACGGCTGGCTGGGGGTTTTCGGACCGCTCTATTACTGGCCAGTGTTGCTGGCCGGCATACTGCTGCTGATCGCCTCGTTCACCGTCGTCAATTACCTGCAGGCCTACATGCACGAGGACTGGCGCTCTGGTATAGACCCGCGCAAGGATCAGCGCAAACTGCTGACAAGCGGGCCATTTGGCCGCTCCCGAAACCCCTTGTTCCTGGCCGTGATGGCTGGGCAGCTCGGTTTTTTCCTGGCGTTACCCAGCGTGTTTTCCCTCGTATGCCTGGTGGCGGGTGTGCTGGTGATTACCCGCCAGGCCCGGGAGGAGGAGAAGGCGCTGGCGGCTAAATTCGGGGAGGACTACGAGCGTTATCGGGTGAGGGTACCCCGCTGGCTCTGA
- a CDS encoding HD domain-containing phosphohydrolase produces the protein MHRKRQTAQVSLALLIASAITLGMLVLTIVLIGQSFRGMETAKVSAAGATARQLAISVDDRIQAITAPPSTALAVLSHDSLAGAQMLAKRLDRLPVLADILTSSKIVSAVYAGYQNGDFILLRKVRSSGTLQFPEAPDETRFLLQTITHEDSETPGQWYFFNADMQLIEQRPVPEYNFDPRTRPWFNAAKASDTTELSAPYAFFTTQETGITLSRRASEEAGGTGTIFGIDVTVTDLSTQLAELRQTPNTRIAIVNQDREVLADSGNAKEPGPAISGALDRLGDRMEGSSVTRFSADGKDWYGMTEPLSALQQEGLSIAVAIPSNELLADVWAALARQTVIAGLIALLLLVIGWFLGRRVGRPLEHLTDQVSRLSRFRFDTPVRSDSHIREARQLSVALDDMAKTIRSFQSIATVLNRGQDLNHLLQDILEQIIHIVGQERGGIYLFTRQKNQLSLAVKQDLQLPDTISNVLAEFDDNDIIRMLRQQIPGHPVFAVLRNRRKQLIGVLAIEMEVGDHTQLSDDLIVFVDEIAGSAAVAIETRELIESQQALLKGIIRLVANAIDAKSPYTGGHCERVPKLAQMLVDEAIASQDQAFDSFTMTEEQLQEFHLAAWLHDCGKITSPEYVVDKAVKLETIHNRIHEIRTRFEVLHRDVEIRYLNRVLSGDEEAAAGQERQASQARLQEEFRLIATANQGGEFMAEENIEKIRSIGEQTWVRHFSDRLGLSPDEKDALGNHSEPPLPCIEQLLADKPEHLRPWGEQIPPVRKDDPRNRWGFDMELPEHAYNKGELHNLTVAKGTLTDEERFKINEHIVQTICMLDALPLPDRLANVPKLAGTHHERMDGQGYPCGLTAAQMGIPERIMAVADVFEALTAVDRPYKEGKTLTESLTIMARMVEDGHIDREVFELFVRSGTYKRYARQHLQPGQIDHVDESLFMKPG, from the coding sequence ATGCATCGAAAACGCCAGACGGCCCAGGTTTCGCTGGCCCTTCTGATTGCATCGGCTATTACCCTCGGCATGCTGGTCCTCACCATTGTGTTGATAGGCCAGAGTTTCCGAGGCATGGAGACAGCCAAGGTCTCCGCAGCTGGCGCCACCGCGCGACAACTGGCTATCAGTGTTGATGACCGTATTCAGGCCATCACCGCGCCACCTTCCACCGCCCTTGCGGTGCTCAGCCATGACAGCCTCGCAGGCGCGCAGATGCTTGCAAAACGTCTTGACCGGCTTCCGGTATTGGCCGACATACTGACCAGCAGTAAGATTGTCAGCGCCGTCTATGCCGGTTACCAGAACGGAGACTTTATTCTCCTGCGCAAGGTTCGCAGTTCCGGAACCCTTCAATTTCCGGAGGCGCCGGACGAAACCCGTTTTCTGCTCCAGACCATCACCCATGAGGATAGTGAAACACCGGGACAATGGTATTTCTTCAATGCCGACATGCAACTGATTGAACAAAGACCGGTACCAGAATACAACTTCGATCCTCGTACCCGCCCCTGGTTCAATGCCGCCAAAGCATCCGATACCACAGAGCTGTCCGCTCCCTACGCGTTCTTCACCACTCAGGAAACCGGGATCACCCTTTCCCGACGGGCATCAGAGGAAGCCGGCGGGACAGGTACGATTTTCGGTATTGATGTGACCGTGACCGACCTGAGCACCCAACTGGCAGAGCTTCGCCAGACACCGAACACCCGCATTGCCATTGTTAACCAGGATCGGGAAGTTCTCGCGGATTCGGGGAACGCTAAAGAGCCCGGGCCGGCGATTTCCGGGGCCCTGGACCGATTGGGAGATCGCATGGAGGGCAGCTCTGTGACCCGATTCAGTGCTGACGGCAAAGACTGGTATGGAATGACCGAGCCCCTGAGCGCCCTGCAACAGGAAGGGCTCAGCATTGCCGTGGCGATTCCGTCGAACGAACTGCTGGCTGATGTCTGGGCGGCCCTTGCCAGGCAAACGGTGATCGCGGGACTCATTGCCCTGCTGCTTCTGGTGATCGGCTGGTTCCTGGGCCGTCGTGTGGGGCGTCCACTGGAGCACCTCACCGATCAGGTCAGCCGGCTTTCCCGGTTCCGTTTTGATACCCCGGTCAGATCCGATTCGCACATTCGTGAAGCACGCCAACTGAGTGTGGCGCTGGACGATATGGCGAAAACTATCCGAAGTTTCCAGAGTATCGCCACCGTACTGAACCGTGGACAGGACCTGAATCATCTGCTTCAGGACATTCTTGAGCAGATTATCCATATTGTTGGCCAGGAGCGCGGCGGCATCTACCTGTTCACGCGCCAGAAGAACCAACTCTCATTGGCCGTTAAACAGGATCTTCAACTGCCGGACACGATCTCGAATGTGCTAGCGGAATTCGACGATAACGACATCATCCGCATGCTTCGGCAGCAAATCCCGGGGCATCCGGTGTTTGCCGTTCTGCGCAACCGTCGCAAACAGCTGATCGGTGTCCTGGCGATCGAAATGGAGGTGGGTGATCACACCCAGCTGAGTGACGACCTGATCGTCTTCGTGGATGAAATTGCAGGCTCTGCCGCCGTTGCCATCGAAACCCGGGAACTGATCGAAAGCCAGCAGGCGCTGCTCAAGGGCATCATCCGATTGGTGGCAAATGCCATTGACGCAAAATCACCCTACACCGGCGGCCACTGCGAGCGGGTACCCAAGCTCGCCCAGATGCTGGTGGATGAAGCCATCGCCAGCCAAGACCAGGCCTTTGATTCGTTCACCATGACTGAAGAGCAGCTTCAGGAATTCCATCTGGCCGCCTGGCTTCATGACTGTGGCAAGATCACCAGCCCGGAGTATGTGGTCGACAAGGCGGTCAAACTGGAGACCATTCATAACCGCATCCACGAAATCCGCACCCGATTCGAAGTGCTGCACCGGGATGTCGAGATCCGGTATCTGAACCGTGTGCTGTCAGGCGACGAGGAGGCGGCCGCCGGCCAGGAACGCCAGGCTTCTCAGGCCCGACTGCAGGAAGAATTCCGTTTGATAGCAACGGCCAACCAGGGCGGTGAGTTCATGGCCGAAGAAAATATCGAGAAGATCCGCAGCATTGGCGAGCAAACCTGGGTGCGCCATTTCAGTGACCGACTCGGCCTCTCGCCAGACGAGAAAGATGCCCTTGGGAATCATTCGGAGCCGCCGCTGCCCTGCATCGAACAGTTGCTTGCCGACAAACCGGAACATCTCCGGCCATGGGGCGAACAAATCCCCCCGGTTCGAAAAGACGACCCGAGGAACCGCTGGGGTTTCGACATGGAATTGCCGGAACACGCCTACAACAAGGGCGAACTGCACAACCTTACAGTGGCAAAGGGCACACTGACGGACGAGGAGCGCTTCAAGATCAACGAACACATTGTGCAGACCATCTGCATGCTCGACGCGCTGCCACTGCCCGACCGGCTGGCGAATGTCCCGAAGCTGGCGGGCACCCACCACGAGCGCATGGACGGCCAGGGCTATCCCTGCGGCCTGACAGCAGCGCAGATGGGCATACCTGAACGGATCATGGCGGTTGCCGATGTGTTCGAGGCACTGACCGCCGTAGACCGCCCTTACAAAGAGGGCAAAACCCTCACCGAATCCCTTACCATCATGGCTCGCATGGTCGAAGACGGGCACATCGACCGCGAGGTGTTCGAGCTGTTCGTCCGCTCAGGCACATACAAGCGCTATGCCCGCCAGCACCTGCAACCCGGGCAGATCGATCACGTCGATGAAAGCCTGTTCATGAAGCCGGGCTGA